ACACCCCTGAGGTTGAAAAAATTACGGACTTCATCGGGAATCAGCGCGCCTATCCAGAGGCCCACTTATTGCCGGAATATGTTGGTGAAGAAGGTGGCGAACCCGGAGAAGTAGATTTAGATGATCGCGATAGCTTGTTCGAAGATGCGGCACGCATTTTGGTTCAACATCAGCAGGGATCGGCCAGTTTGTTACAGCGAAAGTTGAAGCTGGGCTATAACCGAGCAGGTCGGATCATCGATCAACTCGAAACTGCCGGAATCATTGGGCCGTTTGAAGGCTCTAAAGCACGGAAGGTGTTGATCCCGGATGAAATGGCACTCGATGAGCATCTGCGTCAAGAGAAAGAGTAATTAGATATAGTTCTGCGTTCTTAGTTTGTAGTTCTTAGTAATATGAAAGAGATGATGAAGAAATTACTGTTCATTGCCTTGATGGCATTAGGTTGGCCGGCTGTAGGTCAGCAGGACCCGGAAGCAAAGAAACTTTTGGATAAGGTTTCCGAGGCCACAAAAAGTAACGAGAATATCGCCTTGGACTTTTCTGTAACCCTCGAGAATAAATCGGCGAACATCCCGGCGAGCACCATGAGCGGGAAAATCCTGATCAGTGGTGAAAAGTACCGCTTGGAGTTAGAAGGAAACGAGCAAATCAGCAACGGAGAACGCATTTGGCGCGTTTTGCGCGACGATGAAGTGGTAGAGACCATGTCGGTTGACGACCTTGAAGAAGAAGGGTTGACACCAAGCCGACTTTTGACCATGTACGAGAGCGGGTTCAAGTACAAGATGGGCGATCGTAAAGCGCACCGAATGCACGAGGTTCAGTTGATCTACTTATTTCCTGAGGACGCCTCATCCGCGCCTTATACGAGTATTGAGTTGGCCATCGATGTACAGACCAACCAAATCGTTTATTTAATGGAAAAAGGGAAGGATGGCACTATCACTACGTACGAGATCGTTACTTTCCGAACGAACGTCGATGCTCCGGCCAGTGCTTTCGCCTTTGACAAAACCAAATATCTCGGATTCGAGATCATCGATGTTGGATTCTAATTCCGACGCGTATTGAAGGTCATATCGAAATTTACGCTCAAGGCTTTTGTTAGCCCTTTTGTGATCTCCTTTTTGGTGATCCTCTTCATTCTGCTCATGCAGTTCGTGTGGAAGTACGTCGACGACCTCGTCGGAAAGGGGCTCGAATGGTATATCATAGCGGAGCTGCTCGTGTACACTTCCGCCAGCTTGGTCCCCCTCGCCCTTCCATTAGCTGTATTATTGGCCAGCATCATGACCTTTGGCCGTATGGGCGAGAACTACGAACTGGTGGCCTTTAAAAGCTCCGGTGTTTCCTTGTTCAGGATCATGCGCCCTTTGTTGGTCGCCATGTTCTTTATGTCGATCGGTGCATTCCTTTTCAGCAATTATGTGATCCCCTACTCCAACTTAAAGAGTGGTGCATTG
The sequence above is a segment of the Flavobacteriales bacterium genome. Coding sequences within it:
- a CDS encoding outer membrane lipoprotein carrier protein LolA; translated protein: MMKKLLFIALMALGWPAVGQQDPEAKKLLDKVSEATKSNENIALDFSVTLENKSANIPASTMSGKILISGEKYRLELEGNEQISNGERIWRVLRDDEVVETMSVDDLEEEGLTPSRLLTMYESGFKYKMGDRKAHRMHEVQLIYLFPEDASSAPYTSIELAIDVQTNQIVYLMEKGKDGTITTYEIVTFRTNVDAPASAFAFDKTKYLGFEIIDVGF